In a single window of the Cydia pomonella isolate Wapato2018A chromosome 2, ilCydPomo1, whole genome shotgun sequence genome:
- the LOC133534598 gene encoding KIF-binding protein-like, with product MQIMGEMAENMTEKEVLNDFKESYYKVRKLLDEESKNDPETEPYLSKYKAKELLLTMRESLTKIIGSQTDLDRVKLDAMMGTVLLNIGIINMDTEELTASEKVLTEAVNLLSENSLKPEVITTVLNIYNNLGILWSSRDNPETAKVFLLKAKELYESFKCTLQMPLPIEQMLANFEETPVSDFMLLEKAYTLTLYYLAQVYGTLKENLKSGVYCHSTLRRQLQYSDYEPIDWALNSATLSQFFAEQNGFYQSRHHLAAASTILEKYEKKMMESASNDDAFLAKVETFKHRSADVARCWVKYCLLLMTASKARLMTDSEMSADAVTDMSNLKLEDEGNICDGDIKNLIFPDLDVSVYEKKITDKFLLTYQDAREVFLSCQSWLNKAKEYYKLDTLASDYIELVQDSSQAYSYLAFFEEDDERRAKMHKRRIDMLEELIKEINPTYYLQYCRQLWYELGEVYTDILNIKLEKLNNSNERPTAHALKKINALCEKSIEMYDNFINSVKDKNSKMPLKLDSDHVRPVISAYAFIGRNSMKRIALDKNTQLENAQKSFDSYQAVVDICTNDPDAASMMQEEYSLCKEMVQILPIKIKKLQMEQLV from the exons ATGCAAATAATGGGGGAAATGGCAGAAAATATGACTGAGAAAGAAGTGCTTAACGATTTCAAAGAGAGCTATTATAAAGTAAGGAAGCTACTCGACGAGGAGAGCAAAAATGACCCGGAAACGGAGCCGTATCTATCGAAATATAAAGCAAAAGAGTTATTGTTGACCATGCGCGAATCTCTTACCAAAATAATAGGCTCCCAGACCGATTTGGACAGGGTAAAGCTGGATGCGATGATGGGAACAGTTCTCTTAAACATAGGCATCATTAACATGGACACGGAAGAATTGACGGCCAGCGAAAAAGTTCTTACAGAAGCAGTGAATCTGCTTTCCGAAAATTCGTTAAAACCAGAGGTCATAACGACTGTgcttaatatttacaataatttagGCATTCTATGGTCAAGTCGAGATAATCCGGAAACAGCTAAAGTATTTTTACTTAAAGCCAAAGAACTGTATGAATCTTTCAAATGTACTTTACAAATGCCTTTGCCTATTGAACAAATGCTTGCGAACTTTGAGGAGACTCCTGTATCGGATTTCATGCTACTGGAGAAAGCATATACATTGACTCTGTACTACTTGGCACAGGTATATGGTACATTGAAAGAGAATTTGAAGTCAGGTGTGTACTGTCATTCAACTCTGCGCAGGCAGTTGCAGTACTCAGACTATGAGCCTATAGATTGGGCTTTAAATTCTGCCACACTGTCTCAGTTCTTTGCTGAGCAGAATGGTTTTTACCAGTCAAGACATCACTTAGCAGCAGCTTCTACCATCCTTGAGAAGTATGAGAAGAAAATGATGGAGTCCGCCAGTAATGATGATGCATTTTTAGCTAAAGTGGAAACATTCAAACACAGATCAGCCGATGTGGCTCGGTGCTGGGTAAAGTATTGCCTGCTGCTTATGACTGCTTCAAAGGCTAGGTTGATGACGGACAGTGAAATGAGTGCTGATGCAGTAACTG ACATGTCTAATTTGAAACTTGAAGATGAAGGAAATATCTGTGATGGAGACATTAAAAACCTAATATTTCCTGATCTGGATGTGTCTGTGTATGAAAAGAAAATTACAGATAAGTTCCTACTCACTTACCAAGATGCCAGGGAAGTGTTTCTAAGTTGCCAGAGCTGGTTAAATAAAGCTAAAGAATACTACAAATTGGATACTTTAGCATCAGATTACATAGAGCTTGTTCAGGACAGTTCTCAAGCTTATTCTTACCTGGCATTTTTTGAAGAGGATGATGAAAGGCGCGCCAAAATGCATAAGCGGCGTATAGACATGCTGGAAGAACTGATAAAAGAAATCAACCCTACATACTATCTACAGTACTGTCGACAACTGTGGTATGAACTTGGTGAAGTCTACACAGATATACTCAATATAAAATTGGAAAAGTTAAATAATTCAAATGAGAGACCTACCGCACATGCATTGAAGAAAATTAATGCACTATGTGAAAAGAGTATTGAAATGTATGATAACTTTATCAACTCAGTGAAGgataaaaacagtaaaatgcCACTTAAATTAGATAGTGATCATGTACGGCCTGTAATAAGTGCATATGCATTTATAGGTAGAAATAGTATGAAGAGAATTGCTCTAGATAAGAACACTCAACTAGAGAATGCTCAGAAGAGTTTTGACTCATACCAGGCTGTTGTGGACATCTGTACTAATGACCCTGATGCAGCTTCAATGATGCAAGAAGAATACAGTTTGTGTAAGGAGATGGTGCAGATTTTGCCCATAAAGATTAAAAAGTTACAAATGGAGCAGCTTGTATAA
- the LOC133534594 gene encoding mesoderm induction early response protein 1: MTDCALVTSVSEHDASMDVGSDKSLFEPTVDMMVNDFDDERTLEEEEALAAGEQQDPKAELNSLQREGDMPLDELLALYGLDKNMDKPAPEPIPEPIPEEVEKPESELQQLYTETTSPEATRCLRSGSRPPSEEEEDYDYSPDEDDWKKTIMVGSDYQAGIPEGLCSYDDALPYENEDKLLWNPTVLEENVIEDYMKKINALNCGSGVEAVPRGKQLRDDEEALFLLQQCGHNVEEALRRRRISAQTPAHASLWSEEECRNFENGLKAHGKDFHLIRQNKVRTRSVGELVQFYYIWKKTERHDIFANKARLEKKKYTLHPGHTDYMDRFLEEQEATGGTGTVRPASPSPMMVYAPSSDTQPDPLALGEKEVFSQLNHSAPPRTMSTEEQEPDHGS, from the coding sequence ATGACTGATTGCGCGCTGGTGACCAGTGTAAGCGAACACGATGCCAGTATGGACGTGGGGAGCGACAAGTCTCTCTTCGAGCCTACTGTTGATATGATGGTGAATGACTTCGACGACGAGCGCACGTTGGAGGAAGAGGAAGCGTTGGCGGCAGGGGAGCAACAAGATCCTAAGGCGGAGTTGAATAGTCTGCAACGTGAAGGGGACATGCCTTTAGACGAGTTGCTGGCCTTGTACGGTTTAGACAAGAATATGGACAAGCCAGCACCCGAACCTATACCTGAGCCCATACCTGAAGAAGTAGAGAAGCCTGAGTCTGAACTGCAACAGTTGTACACAGAGACAACAAGCCCTGAGGCGACAAGATGCTTACGTTCCGGCTCCCGGCCACCCtcggaagaagaagaagactatgACTACAGCCCGGATGAAGATGATTGGAAGAAAACTATAATGGTTGGCAGTGACTACCAAGCAGGTATTCCTGAGGGTTTGTGTAGCTATGATGATGCTCTTCCCTATGAAAATGAGGATAAATTGCTCTGGAACCCTACTGTCCTAGAGGAAAATGTTATTGAAGATTATATGAAGAAGATTAATGCATTAAATTGTGGCAGTGGAGTTGAAGCAGTGCCTAGAGGGAAGCAGCTGCGTGATGATGAAGAGGCCTTGTTCTTGTTGCAGCAGTGTGGCCACAATGTGGAAGAGGCTCTCCGGCGACGGCGCATCTCTGCCCAAACCCCGGCACATGCCAGCTTGTGGTCTGAAGAAGAATGccgtaattttgaaaatggcctCAAAGCACACGGTAAAGATTTTCACCTGATAAGGCAAAACAAAGTAAGGACTCGGTCTGTTGGTGAACTGGTACAATTCTATTACATATGGAAGAAGACAGAGCGACATGATATATTTGCTAACAAAGCTAGGTTAGAGAAAAAAAAGTATACTCTTCATCCAGGACATACAGATTATATGGACAGGTTCTTAGAGGAGCAAGAGGCTACAGGAGGAACAGGTACCGTGCGCCCAGCATCCCCATCCCCAATGATGGTTTATGCTCCATCTTCTGATACCCAGCCTGACCCGCTGGCTTTAGGAGAAAAAGAAGTTTTCTCACAGTTGAACCACTCTGCTCCTCCGAGGACCATGTCTACAGAAGAACAGGAACCAGACCATGGCTCctaa